From Mycobacteriales bacterium:
CCAGCTCGCCACCGCCGCCACCCTGGCCCCCGCCACCCTGGCCGCGCTGACCGCCGATCCCGCGGACCGGGCCACCCAGGCCCGGGCGGTCGGACAGATCGCGACCGGACTCCGCGTCCCCGCCGCTGCGGCGGCCGCCAAGCTGCAGGCCCTGGCCCGGGTCCCGGCCGCCGACCTGGCGTTCCTCGCCGCCAACGCGGCACCGGTCGCGCAGGCCGTGACCCAGCTGACCGCCCTGGGGACCGTCCCGGCCGCCGATCTCGCCTTCGTGGCCAAGTACGGCCCGGGCCTGCAGGACCCGAAGGTCGTCACTGCTCTGACCTACCTGCAGACCGAGGGCCCCGGCGTGCAGAAGGCGTCCACCGAGGCACCGGGACAATGGCAGCGCTGGTGGTGGATCTGTTTCGCCGGCCAGCTCGTGTTCTTCCCGTTCATCTGGCTGCTCACCGGCCGGTGGAGCCCAGCGAAGGCCCGCGCCGACGCCCAGGCCCACGACGAGGCGATCAGCGGCGAACTCGCCGCTCTGGCCGGCGAGCCGGCGGCGGGCCGGCCCTCGAGCTGACCCGCCGGACCGGTCCTCTCCGGCCGGTCACCGCGGCCGCCTCCGTGCTGGCGCCGACCCAGGCGCTGGCCTCGTGCCCACCGGGAGCACGTGGTGCACGAGAAGGAAGGCCGCCGCCGCTCGAATCGCTCACCCGGCGACCTCATCCTGTGTGGCAGCTCACGGCAGCTGGGTGCCCGAGCGGCGCGCGACCCGCGGCTATGAGAGTGCGTTCGTCCGATCAACTCATCAGAATCCGGGGGTGGACACCGCTGCGGGTTGGTCACGCTGCCTGACGCTGGCCTGGGAAAGCTTCTGCGCGCGGACCACGCCGGTCGGCGCGGTCGTCCTCGCACCGGACGGCACGATCGTGGCCGAGGGCCGCGGACGGAGGTTCGAACCGCCGATCGCCGATCGCCAGCTCGCCCACAGCCGCATCGCACACGCTGAGATCAACGCCCTCGCCGTCCTTCCCCCGACTCGCAGCTACGGGGACCACGTGCTGCTCACCACGCTGGAGCCGTGCTGCATGTGTCTGGGCGCCGCGATCCAGTCCACGATCACGTCACTGCACTACGCCGCGCCCGACCCGTACGGCGGCAGCGCCCACCTCGCCATCGACACGCCCCAGGCGCGACGCCGACCGCTGAGCCCGTACGGACCCCTCCATGACGAGCGCGGAGCATTCGCCGAGCAACTGCACCTCGTATGGTTGCTCGACGCAGCAGCGCCGGACGCCGTACTGCAGCCGCACCGCACCGTACGCCCGGACGCCTACGCCGCCGCCGTACGAGCCCGATCCCGGCTGACCGACCTACGTGCCTCACACGCACCACTGCCCGCCGCCATGGACAGCCGCCGCACCTGACCCTCGCCGGCCCGACACGACATGCTCGCTTCACGGCACAAGCGCGCGTCCGCGCGACCAGCGGGCGGTCTCAACGGGGTCATCGCAACACTTCATGATCTTCGCTGTGAACCGCCCCGGCGAGTCCGAAGCCTCAGTTCGTTGACGATCCGGCCTCGCCGGGGCGGTTCAGGTAGGCCATGGTCACTATCGTTGCGGATCGCAGTGGATGTGATCGGGCGAGACGGCTGCAGGAGCTTCGAGTATGGGCAGGGCTTTGCACTGGTACGAGGGTCGTGACTACGTGTCCGTCGAAGGCGCGGTGGTCGGCCGTGTTCTCGACAACGACACGCAGTCGATACTGGGGATGATGGCCGGGC
This genomic window contains:
- a CDS encoding nucleoside deaminase — its product is MDTAAGWSRCLTLAWESFCARTTPVGAVVLAPDGTIVAEGRGRRFEPPIADRQLAHSRIAHAEINALAVLPPTRSYGDHVLLTTLEPCCMCLGAAIQSTITSLHYAAPDPYGGSAHLAIDTPQARRRPLSPYGPLHDERGAFAEQLHLVWLLDAAAPDAVLQPHRTVRPDAYAAAVRARSRLTDLRASHAPLPAAMDSRRT